In Salinisphaera sp. LB1, one genomic interval encodes:
- a CDS encoding OsmC family protein, whose protein sequence is MKATLNWKDGLEFDGRADSDHHVTIDGPPDLGGKNAGFRPMEMMLLSVGGCSAMDVMHILKKSRQDVTDCRIEVDGTRAETEPKVFTDIHVQFIVSGRNLSDKHVARAVELSAEKYCSASIMLAQAVNMTHGYTIHEAE, encoded by the coding sequence ATGAAAGCGACCCTGAACTGGAAAGACGGCCTGGAATTCGACGGCCGGGCCGATAGCGACCACCACGTCACGATCGACGGCCCGCCCGACCTCGGCGGCAAGAACGCCGGTTTCCGGCCGATGGAGATGATGCTGCTGTCGGTGGGCGGCTGCAGCGCGATGGACGTGATGCATATCCTGAAGAAATCGCGCCAGGACGTGACCGATTGCCGGATCGAGGTCGACGGCACGCGGGCCGAAACCGAGCCCAAGGTGTTCACCGACATCCACGTCCAGTTCATCGTCAGCGGCCGCAACCTGAGCGACAAGCACGTGGCCCGGGCGGTCGAGCTGTCCGCCGAGAAATACTGCTCGGCCTCGATCATGCTGGCCCAGGCCGTCAACATGACCCACGGCTACACCATCCACGAAGCCGAGTGA